GGCGATCCGGACACGCCAGCCAGGTACCTTCGAGGTGCCGCCCTTGACAGGCTCGCTGCCGCCGCCGGACACTTCGGCGCGCCATTTCCGATTGAAAAATCCGGGTCGTTCCGCCCCACCCGACAGTCGAGGCCCCCAATGGATCTGCAGCTCCGCGACAAGGTCGTGCTGGTCACCGGCTCCAGCAAAGGCATCGGCTTTACCAGCGCCAAGGGGTTTGCCGAAGAGGGCTGCCGTGTCGTGCTCTCGGCCCGCAACGGCGCCGATCTTAAGAAGGCGGCGGATGCGATCCGCGCCAAGGGCGGCACCGTCAGCACCGTCGAGGCCGATGTGTTGCAGCCCGCCGCGGCGGCCCGCGCCGTGGAGGCGGCGGTGAAGGCATTCGGCGGGATCGACATCCTCGTCAACAATGTCGGCGGCAGCCAGGGCGGCATCCGCGTGCTCGAGTCGACGGACGAGGACTGGCTGAAGACGCTCGAGGTCAATCTCTTGCAGACCGTGAGGATGATGCGGCTCGCCGTCCCGCACATGAAGGGACGGAACGGCGCCATCATCAACATTTCCTCGATCTCGGGCTGGATTCCCCAGCTCGCCGGCAGCGGCCAGTACGGCGCCGCCAAGGCGGCGCTGATCTTCGACACCGAGCGCTGGGCCTTGGAGTTCGTGCCCTTCGGCGTGCGCGTCAACACCGTCTCGCCGGGCTCGATCTGGGGCGAAGGCAATGGCTGGGATCGTTATCGCAAGGAAGACCCCGAAGGCTATGACGACTATGTCCGCGGCGGCTTTCCCATGGGCCGGCTCGGCCATCTGCAGGAGGTGGCCGACGTCGTCGTGTTCCTGGCCTCGCCCCGCGCCAACTGGATCAACGGCCGCAACGTGCCGGTGGACGGGCTGGAGCAGCCTTATGCCCGGCGCGGCCGGCGGCCCTATTGAACCGGGGATGCGAGCGATGAACGACTTCATCCGATCGATTGACGACATCCGCCTCGATGCCCGCACCAAGGGGTTGCCCCTGGCCGAGGGCGAGATTCGCCTGGGCGATGTCGGCAAGCAGGGCTGGAACGTGCTCAAGGGCGACATGACCTTGCCGCTGCTGACCTTGAGCGACGCCGCCGTCGCCAACAATCTCAAGGTCATGCGCGAGTTCATCGAGGCGAGCGGCGTGTCGATCGCGCCCCATGGCAAGGCCACGGGATGCCCGCAGCTCTACCGCCTGCAGCTGGAGGAGGGTGGGGCCTGGGGAATGACCGCAGCGACCGGCCCCCAGGCAATTCTGGCGGCGCGAAGCGGCGCTCCCCATGTGCTGATCGCCAACGAGCTGGTGAGCCCCGCCAATATTCGCCAGCTCGTCGGCCTGCAGAAGGCGTTTCCCAAGACGCGGTTCTACTCGCTGGTCGACTCGGCGGACGGCGTCAGGCGGCTCGCCGAATTCGCTCGCCCCGCCCTCGAGAAGGGACAGCGCCTTGCCGTGCTGATCGAGCTTGGCGCCGCCGGCGGGCGGGCCGGAGCCCGCAACAGGCAAGCGGCCGAGCTTGTGCTGGCCGCGCTCGGCAAGGCCGGCGAGGTTCTCGAGCTGGCCGGGGTGGAATGCTACGAGGGTGCGGTCAGCCGCGAGGGCGAGGTGGCGACCTTGGCGGCCATCGGCGAGCTCCTGGAGTTCGCGATGTCGGTCTACGAAGAGGCGGCGCGGCAGGGATTCTTCGCCGGGCTCGGGGAGACGCTGATTTCGGCCGGCGGCACCATCTATTTCGACGAGGTGGTGCGCCGCTTCGCCCGGATCCGCGCCACGCCGGGCCTGCGCATCGTGCTGAGAGGCGGGGCCTATCTGGCGCTCGATCACGGCTTCTATCTGCGCAACGCCAAGGCCATGGACCGCCGCGGCCAGATCGCCGGCCGCTCCGGCCCGAAGCCGCCATCCGAGGCCTTTCGTCCGGCGCTGGCGCTCTGGGCGGCGGTCTTGAGCCTGCAAGATCCGGGCACGGCGATCATGAACATGGGCATGCGCGATCTGCCCTATGACATCGACCTGCCGATCCCGCTCAAGCACTACCGGGAGGGCCGTCTCCTGCGCGACATCCAGGCGAGCAACGCTCCCTGGAAGGTGGTGCGCGCCAACGACCAGCACTGCTTCTTGAGCTATCCCGAGGGCTCCGACATCGCCACGGGCGATGTGCTCGCCTTTGGCATCTCCCACACCTCGACCGCGTTCGACAAATGGTCGGTCCTGTATCGGATCGACGAGTCCGCGACCGTCACCGGGGCGTTGAAGACGTTCTTTTGAAAGGCGATGACAGAATACTCGGTGCCGCTCGGTGTTGGTGCGGTCTGCAACGACCCTCACCCCGACCCTCTCCCGCGGTGCGGGAGAGGGGGAACGAATGCCTTCTCATACTCCCTCTCCCGCACCGCGGGAGAGGGCTGGGGTGAGGGTCCTAATCAGCCAATTGCTCGAAGCGTGATTTCAATGCGTCGACGACGTCAGCGGAACGCCGCCTCGTCCAGGGGATAGAGGGGACGGGTCACCTTGGAGAATTGCAGCCGGCGCATGTTGGCGCAGGTGGGGCCCGGCGTGTCGGCCATGAGGATGCGCTCGGCGACCGGGGCGAAGGCGGTGCGGAAATGTCCCGAAGACTTGACGAAGACCAGCGCCGCCTCGCCCAGATCCAAGCCGACGGAGGTGTAGAGTGCCGTATCCCACTCCATCGAGGGATTGGAGCGGATGGCGAGCCGGATGCTGCCGATGGCCAAGACCGCGGTCAGCCCATTGTTCATCTGTAGGCCCTTCGCACCCTTGTCGCGCATGCGATAGATGCCGTCGCTCAAGGCTATGACCCGCCCGGTCACCTTGAGCGGCTTGCCGTCGGCGCGGGACAGCTTGTGCCCGACGTCGAGGGTGATCTCGCTGCCGATGCCCGCCGCCGCGGCCGCCCGAGCCGCCTCCGCATCGCAGAGCGTCAGATAGCTCTGGCGCGGAGCCTGGTCGGCACCGGCCTTCAGCAGTCCCTTCAAGACCGCGACATTGTCCGCGGCCGAGCCGCCGCTGGGTCCGTCTCCGGCATCGCCGACCACGGTCAAGCCGGTCCCCTGGGCGAGGCCGGCGGCGATCGCGTCCTCGAGCAGGACCAGATCCGGGACGAATTGGTCGCGGGCCTGCCAGACCATGTCGGCCAGCTCTTGCGCCGCCGCATCGGCCACCGTCGGATCCTGGTCGGCGACCACCAAGACGGCGAAGCCCAGATCGGGAATGTCGAGCCAGGGCTGCACCGGGAAGAGGGCGGCATGCAGGATGCGTCCGCTCCGCTCCATGGTGCGCGCCGCATCGACCGCCGGCTTCAAGGGGCCGTCGGTGGTGCGGGCGATCGCCGGGCTCAGCAGCATCGGCCGCTTGGCCAGGCCCATGACCGGATGCCGCTTGCCGGCGATGGTCTCCAGCATGAGCATGGCGCAGCGCACGCCGGTCTCGAAAATGTCGATGTGGGGATATTCCCGGTAGCCGATGAGGAAGGTATTGGGCTGCAGCATGCGCGGCGTGATGTGGCCGTGCAGGTCGAGGGTGACGCCGATCGGGATCCTGGCGTCGACCGCGCGCCGCGCCCGCTCCAGGATGACGCCCTCGCAGTCGCTTTCGTCTTCGGAGGTCATCGAGCCGTGCAAGGCCAGGAGCACGCCGTCCACCGGCAAGGCGCGCTTGAGGCGCTCGATGAGCTCGCCGGCGAGGGCCTCGAAGGTCGCGCGCGTCAAGGGTCCGCTCGCCGCCGCCGAGGCGGCCAGGAGCGGCACGATCTCGACTCCGGCCGGCTGCAGCACGCTCAGGAAGCCCGGCACCTCCACCTGGGCCGCGCCGAAGCCGGTGAACAGCTCCTGGCCGCGCAGCAGATAATATTGCTGGAAGGTCTCGACCGTGGTCTTGAGCGGCGAGAAGGTATTGGCCTCCTCGATGAGCGCGCCGACGGCGATGCGCATGGGCGGATGGCCTGTCAGAAAGAAAATCGCGGATGAGCGCGGGGTCTGGTGGGCGCAGTAGGGATTGAACCTACGACCTCTCGCGTGTGAAGCGAACGCTCTCCCGCTGAGCTATGCGCCCCCAGTCGACCGCTTCCTATAGGGGGCGGCGGCGGCGCCTGTCAAGGCGAGGGGGCGGTCCGCCTGCGATCTCGGCCAGCGCGGCCGGCAGCGCATCGAAGCGATGCAGCAGGCGGTCCGCCCCCAGCTCCGCCACCGGCAGCCGCGCATAGCCGTAGCTCACCAGAATCATCGGCACGCCGGCGGCGCGCGCGGTCGCCACGTCATGCTCGTTGTCGCCGACCATGACCGCTTGGTTGGGTGCGGTCTCGAGCCGGGCCAGCGCCTCCAGAAGCACGCGCGGGTCGGGCTTGCGCACGGCCAAGCTGTCGCCGCCGACGACGGCGGAAAAGAACCGGTCGAGCCCGAGCCCGCCTAAGACCGCCGTGGTCGCCTTCAGCGGCTTGTTGGTGCAGACGGCAAGCCGAATCCCGTCCTCGGCCAAGTGCTGCAAGGTCGGCAGGACTCCTGGATAGGGCTGGGTCAGACGGGTCGCTTCCGCCTCGTAGGCGGCAAGGAAGCGCTCGACATGCAGCTTGGAGTCGGCCGGCACGGCACCGGTCGCGGCCAGCGCCCGCTCCACCAGCCGCGTCGTGCCGTCGCCGATCATGGCCTTGATCTCCGTCAAGCCGAGCTGTCTCCGCCCCAGCGATTCGAGCAGCAGGTTGGCGGCGGCCAGGAGATCCGGGGCGCTGTCGACGAGCGTGCCGTCGAGATCGAAAACGACGGCGCGAAGCTGCGGCATTGCTTGCCCTATCTCGGCCGGGGATCGTAAGACATGGTAAGAAAACGTGAGTTGGCCGGATTTCGGCCCCTGTGGCAAACAGCTTCGAGGGGCGCTCCCGCCGATGGCGCCTGGCGGAGACGAGGCGCCATGGGCAAGCCTGCATTGCCAGCACCCATTACCGAGAAGTAGCGCGCCATGGGTAACCGTAACATCGCCGCCATCGTCCTCGCGGCCGGCAAAGGCACCCGGATGAGCTCGGATCTGCCGAAGGTGCTGCATCCCTTGGCGGGCCGGCCGATGATCGGCTACGTCGTGGAGACGGTGACTGAGCTAAAGCCGGCCAAGATCGCGGTGGTGATCGCCGCCGATGGCGAGGCGGTCGCCAAGGCGGCCTTGCCTTACCCGACCGTGGTCCAAAAGCAGCCGCGCGGCACCGCCGATGCGGTCAAGGCAGCGCGCCGCACGCTCGCGGGATTCGCCGGCGACGTGCTCATCGTCTATGGCGATCACCCGTTCCTCACGCTGGAGACCCTGGAGCGGATGCTGGCGGCGCGGCGCGGCAAGTATGGCCCCGGCGTCGTGGTCCTGGGCTTTCGACCGGAGGATCCGACCGGCTATGGCCGGCTCGTCACCTCGGCCGGCGACGAGCTCGAGGCGATCGTCGAGCATCGCGAGGCCACGCCGGCGCAGCGCGCCATCCCGCTCTGCAATTCCGGCGTGATCGCCGTCGACGGAAGACAGCTCTTCCGCCTCATCGATCGTATCGACAATCGCAACGTCAAGGGCGAGTTCTATC
This portion of the Pseudomonadota bacterium genome encodes:
- a CDS encoding SDR family oxidoreductase codes for the protein MDLQLRDKVVLVTGSSKGIGFTSAKGFAEEGCRVVLSARNGADLKKAADAIRAKGGTVSTVEADVLQPAAAARAVEAAVKAFGGIDILVNNVGGSQGGIRVLESTDEDWLKTLEVNLLQTVRMMRLAVPHMKGRNGAIINISSISGWIPQLAGSGQYGAAKAALIFDTERWALEFVPFGVRVNTVSPGSIWGEGNGWDRYRKEDPEGYDDYVRGGFPMGRLGHLQEVADVVVFLASPRANWINGRNVPVDGLEQPYARRGRRPY
- a CDS encoding alanine racemase encodes the protein MNDFIRSIDDIRLDARTKGLPLAEGEIRLGDVGKQGWNVLKGDMTLPLLTLSDAAVANNLKVMREFIEASGVSIAPHGKATGCPQLYRLQLEEGGAWGMTAATGPQAILAARSGAPHVLIANELVSPANIRQLVGLQKAFPKTRFYSLVDSADGVRRLAEFARPALEKGQRLAVLIELGAAGGRAGARNRQAAELVLAALGKAGEVLELAGVECYEGAVSREGEVATLAAIGELLEFAMSVYEEAARQGFFAGLGETLISAGGTIYFDEVVRRFARIRATPGLRIVLRGGAYLALDHGFYLRNAKAMDRRGQIAGRSGPKPPSEAFRPALALWAAVLSLQDPGTAIMNMGMRDLPYDIDLPIPLKHYREGRLLRDIQASNAPWKVVRANDQHCFLSYPEGSDIATGDVLAFGISHTSTAFDKWSVLYRIDESATVTGALKTFF
- a CDS encoding M81 family metallopeptidase — encoded protein: MRIAVGALIEEANTFSPLKTTVETFQQYYLLRGQELFTGFGAAQVEVPGFLSVLQPAGVEIVPLLAASAAASGPLTRATFEALAGELIERLKRALPVDGVLLALHGSMTSEDESDCEGVILERARRAVDARIPIGVTLDLHGHITPRMLQPNTFLIGYREYPHIDIFETGVRCAMLMLETIAGKRHPVMGLAKRPMLLSPAIARTTDGPLKPAVDAARTMERSGRILHAALFPVQPWLDIPDLGFAVLVVADQDPTVADAAAQELADMVWQARDQFVPDLVLLEDAIAAGLAQGTGLTVVGDAGDGPSGGSAADNVAVLKGLLKAGADQAPRQSYLTLCDAEAARAAAAAGIGSEITLDVGHKLSRADGKPLKVTGRVIALSDGIYRMRDKGAKGLQMNNGLTAVLAIGSIRLAIRSNPSMEWDTALYTSVGLDLGEAALVFVKSSGHFRTAFAPVAERILMADTPGPTCANMRRLQFSKVTRPLYPLDEAAFR
- the gph gene encoding phosphoglycolate phosphatase (PGP is an essential enzyme in the glycolate salvage pathway in higher organisms (photorespiration in plants). Phosphoglycolate results from the oxidase activity of RubisCO in the Calvin cycle when concentrations of carbon dioxide are low relative to oxygen. This enzyme is a member of the Haloacid Dehalogenase (HAD) superfamily of aspartate-nucleophile hydrolase enzymes (PF00702).), which produces MPQLRAVVFDLDGTLVDSAPDLLAAANLLLESLGRRQLGLTEIKAMIGDGTTRLVERALAATGAVPADSKLHVERFLAAYEAEATRLTQPYPGVLPTLQHLAEDGIRLAVCTNKPLKATTAVLGGLGLDRFFSAVVGGDSLAVRKPDPRVLLEALARLETAPNQAVMVGDNEHDVATARAAGVPMILVSYGYARLPVAELGADRLLHRFDALPAALAEIAGGPPPRLDRRRRRPL